gctgcaacaTCCACGTTGGGATCTATGTACATCACAGTGTAAAGTCCAccggggaaaaaaattcaatccaagttttttttaaaaagcacctcACAACCTAAAACCAGGAACCAGAAACAACAAAGTGGTTGAGAAAATAGGTTGGGCCCCTCCCTCTTgctataaaatacatatttctaaGGCGACGTTTCACAAGACCAGAAGCATGGTTCCTAAAGAGTCTGAGCTTGCAGCCGAAGACACCGCACAGGCACAAATCCCACGTGAGAAGCTACTGCAGGCACGAGAACCTCCACCCACCCTGTGGCCTCAGTGGTCAGCATAGTCCTTGGTCTCCACCCCGGTCTCATTGAGCACCGTCGTCCTCATGATGGCCTCGGTGACCGCGTAGGGGTCGCAGTTGGCCGCCGGCCGCCGGTCCTCGAAGTAGCCATAGCCATCCTGGCCGACCTGGCGCGGGATGCGGATGCTGGCACCTCGGTTGGCCACGCCGGCGGAGAACTCGAAGATGTTGGAAGTCTCGTGGTGGCCGGTGAGGCGCCGGGAGTTGTCCCTGCCACCCCGAGGGTCGTACACGCAGATGTGGTAATCGTGCCGCTTGCTCAGCTTCTCGATGGCAGCTTCGATGTGCCTGTGGGAGAGGAGACGGGGTTCAGCAGGTCTGTTTGGGGGTGTCACCCCctcctcctgtgcagggacaggacggCCCAGGGAACACCCTCATATCATCAGCTGCTCTTAAAATAATGAgctgggacagccccaggtGCAGCCATACAGGTAGAGAAACACATCCGTATGGCCCAGGACACCCCCAAACTCCCAGGTACATCACAGGGAGCCCCCAAGGGCTCACTTGAGTCCTGAGATTCCCCTTGAGACCCCCCCAGGACTCACTTGAGACCCCCCTCTCTCCGCATCTCCTCAGTGCTGTAGTTGGTGTGACACCCGGCGCCGTTCCAGTTGCCGGTCATCGGTTTGGGATCCAGAGTGGCCACAACCCCAAAGTCCTCGCAGACACGGTGAAGGATGAACCGAGCCATCCAGAGGTGATCCCCCATCTCAATGCCCTCACACGGgcccacctggaattcccacTGGAAGGGGCGAGCAGATGCACAGGTAAGGATGGGACAGATGAGTGTGTCCCCAGCCACCACATCCCTGCCagtcccagcctgggctgtggctgAATGCTACCCTTGGGATCACAACAAGGATGGGGAGCATTGAGTCAAGCAACAGGACAACTTGGGCATGCAAAAAACAATGGGAATAAACTGTTCATCACTATGTAGAGCAAATCAGACGGGTTTTTACATCAAAACAGAGCTAAATGAGCACCATGTCTGActgaggctggagctgctgtgagcaggaccCCCCAGCCCACACTGCAAACAGGGCACAGGATTACCAAGGAGCCTGTTAGtccttcccagtgctgctccctgcctggctggagCCAGGGTTGCACCACCCACGGTGACTAAGCACAGGGTGACGTCTTTACAGCTGCTGGCATGGTGGAGCCTGAGCCCAGGATGCCGAAGGCAGCCAAGAAGGACCCTTAAGAATTTGGGGCAAACAACGGGGTTAGTAAAAGTCCTGCCTCGGCTCCACTGCTGATAAGCTGCCACTTATCACCACCACATCAGCAGCAGGGGAGTCAGCAACCCACAGTCGGTCAGTCTGACCACCTGCCTAGTGCAATCAGGGGCTCTCTGCTGCTCACTCCTAGATAAACCCAAATCCTCCCGACTGGTCCCCAAGGCCACGTCCCACCCGAGCTTCCTGGTTCCCAGTTCCAGAGCAGGGCTCAGACCCCATCACTCTACATGTTCCTGCAGCCTGTCCCTGGCTCCCAtggggcagctcccagctctgctccagctgagctctgcaagGAGCCCAGGCTGACTTCGGAGAAAATCAAATGCACATTTCCATTCTagcagtgcagctgctcccaCCTAAGCAAAACCAGCGTGAGGATTCGATGttgcagagctgggagtgctgggtTATTGCAGCCTCACATAACTCCTATCCATCACTGGGAATGGGCTGCCTGAGGCCATCCACACCTACCTGGGAGGGCATCACCTCGGCATTGGTGCCACAGATCTTCACCCCCGCATAGAGACAAGCCTTGTAGTGGGACTCCACAATATCACGCCCATACACCTTATCTGCTCCAACCCCACAGTAATAAGGGCCTGTAAAGAACAAGGAATCACCACCCAAGGAAAATTTCAGGGAGCAACAACAGCATTGTAGCATAATCCCACACTCTCAGGTACCTTTTGCCATGGGCAGAGGATTTATGggaattaaaattatgtttctctCCACAGGACATCAACCACTCACCCTAGCACTAGGACTAGTAGTGTGAATAGTCTGCAACCTCAGCCTTATCTGGGCAGTTAAATAATACTTGTAACACATCAACTGGGAGGCGGCCTCGAGATAAGGAAAGTTTGGTCTGCCCAGGGGCACCTCCCTCACCCTCTGAGCACATCAAGGGTCTGAGATTGTTGTGACAacagctggcattgttcactGCCAGAAAATCCAATTCACTGGGGTTTGATATCTTCCTCATTCAAGCAGGTCAGGCAAAGATCTTTTCCCcgcctggggaaaaggagatgTTGCAAGCAGCCAGTCCACACAAGAATCAGGTTGGGAAACCTCTGGCTCTCTCCCAGTAGGCAGCTAAGGAGCTGGCTCgctgctgcaggagggcacAACACTGCCATGCCAAGCCCTTTCCCCAACAGCCAAGGGGAGGAGGTTTTTCCAGCCCGATTCTCCAGCCCTTGCCAAACAAGTCGTGCAGCTGAGCTGTTTGTGCAAGCAGGGTCCGGCAGGAGCGGCGCGGCTCACGTGAGCCACAGGGCACCAGGTGCTCTCGGCAAACAGCCCCTACCTGGGCTCATCCATCCCTGATGGCAAAGCTGCACCCAGGCTGGGGATCGGGGAACTGACACCACCCAGCACCCCAcaagcagcagggcaggagctgaggggagattttgggctggggcagggagggagctctTACCCTGCGGGCCGGGGAAGCCGTTGTCGGGCCAGCCGTAGGGGTGGCCATTGATGCCCAGCAGTGTGTACTCCTGCTCCATCCCGAACCAGGGGTGGCTGTCCTTCACCAGGTCCATGACTTTCTTGCATGTGTGTCTCAGGTTGGTCTCTGGGAACAGAGAGCTCCAGGTTAGAGCTGTGCTGTGAGCCAGCACCCACCACACTCAGCTCCATCCCACTCTGAGACTAAGGCTTCACCACTGCCAAGTGCTTCCCACAGAAGCCTTACGGAAATCATGAGTGAATCCCCCTTCCTGCTCACCAAATTCCTCCTCGCAGTTACTCCATCACCTCAGCATCAGACCACAGGTCAAGAGGGTTTAATTACGCTGTGCCCCAAACCACTGCTGATGGTCCATgaacatcctcctcctcttaCTCACTGAGGAGCATCGCCCCAGCGCCATCCTACAGGCATTCAGCAGATCTGGGAACAGGGGCTTCCATCACTCCTTCACTCCCATCCTCTTTCTACCAGACTCATTTTAATTATCCTTAtccttctgcagctctgtgatTTTGGTTAGCATCCAGACTAGCTGGccctgtcttggccttttgaGGTGCTCAAGGCAACTGGGGCTTTGCCAGGAAAACACAGATAGCAGAGAACTGTCCGGACATGGGACAACGTGCCAGGCAAGGTAAATGAGAGCTTGGACCAAGataccagcaaaaaaaaaaaaaaacaccgcCGTGACAGGGACATGCAAGCTCCAGGCTGTACATTCTGCCTTAACTTGcaataaaaccccaaagcagcTACAACAGAGAATGGGGCAGTTGCAGATGGGGAGCAAGAGTAAGACAATTTCTTCTCCTGAGCTCACGCAGCCCTTAAAGCCCACGGAAAGCCACCACGGGAAGGGCTGGAGGGTGCACCCCTCTCACCATCAGGGCTCTGGGCTGAGCTCTCTCTGCCCCACGAGCCCCAGGATCAGGGGCTCTCTTTACGAACTCCTCCAGTGGAGGATCTGCTGAGCAGGAATCTCAACAAGACACTTCCCCCGTGTCAGGACACTGCTGGAGGTAGAATCGGCCCCGTCTTTCACCATCCCAGCCCGCAGCCCCCGCTCTCCCGGCAGAGCTGCATCACCCGCAGATGCTCGCTCCCTCCCCCTCACACCCAGCGAGGCACAGCCGTGCTTGAGTGGCAAATATCCGGTTATTCGCCGGCAAATAACCCCTCCGGGAGCCCCTCAGCGCGTCCCTGCAAACAGGCTCCTTTTCCTGTGTCTGGGGTTTTATCAGAGGGACAAGACGGACTGCAGACTCCTGTGACTGCAGAATCGCTGATAACACCGGAGCCGCGCGTTCTGGGGCTGTTTACAAAAGGTCGTTCTGAGTGAGCACACGCCGTCTCAGcatcttctccttccttttctgcGGCCTCCCTCCCACCAGCGAGAAGAGCAACCACAACCCCGGCACGTTAAACCCCCCGCActtccagcccctgctccccccGGGGCTGGGCGAGCTCGGGCTCAAGAGCCGGGAGACGCCTTCGGCGAGTGAATGAACTAACTCCACGTCTCGCTGCTCTCCTCGCCCAGTGCCACTAAAACAGGTTCCTGCAAACAACCACCACCAGCAGCGCTTGGATTTCGGAGCCTCGGGCCAAGTGCTCAGtgctcagctgtgccccagggccAGTGGTGAGGAGTAAGCGGCCCCTGGAGGACACGACACCCTAAATAATAAAGGGGTGACCCTcgggagctgggggtgctcacctgcgGGTTTCCTGTTGTACTTCAGCACTTCGCAGAGCACCAGCTTGTTGGGGTCCAGGCAAAAAGGGTCCCTGAACATGCAGACCGGCACCAGGAACATGTCACTGTTGGAGCCCTCTGCCTGTGCCGTGCTGGAGCCATCGAAATTCCACTCGGGGACATCTGCGAGGCAGGAGGGGGATGGAGGTGGGAGTGAGTTTGCGAATAGGTCCACATACTAATTGTGCCAAGTACTGGTGGCTTAGATCCAGGATGGAACACCCAGAGGGCACCGAGTTCCATGGGATGTCAGCCACAAAGATTTTCTTGCACATCCCTGGAGCCCATCGGTGCTCCCTGAGCATCAGTGTGTTCACGCCCCAGCACCATCAGGCACTGGCAGGATCAGTCCCAGCCACTCCACTCCCTCTGCCAAACCCTCACCCAGATGCCAACACGTCTCCGTGCCTGGTTGCCTGGCGGAAAGGGGCGAGGAACTCaccctccccttcccacccagcaCTAATAGCAGAGATTAGCGGATTAAACAAACCGCAGGGACGCAGGTTGGATATTTACCCTGCTGCTTGGTGCAACCCCACTGGACAGCTGCAACAAGTATCCCCAGTACCATGCAACCAGAGAgcccggcccagctcccaccgcCCGAAGCACCTCAGAACTTTTCCCAGGCGATGCTCAGGGCCCAGCAGCACACCACCCATCAACCAGAGGGACGAGCAGCCGCGTTACCTTCGATGCTCTTGGGCTCCTTATCGAGGGTCCTGCTCTTGCAGCGCACGCCCTCGCCGCTGCCGTCGATCCAGACGTAGGTGACCTGAACCCTGCCATCCTGGGGCAGCCTCATGTACTGCTCCCGCACCAGCTTGTTCAGCCTAGAGCTGTGCGACACCGACATGGCGACGGCCCTGCGAGGGCGCACAGGTGAGAGCCACATCACCCCCGgcccatgtccccaaggggATTTTACAAACCAACCTCCCAGCCCATAGCAAGCCACCCCAACGCCCCCGCGTCCCCCGGCGGGACTCGAACCCGCGACCCCCGCGCTCACCGGCCCTGCCCCAGCGCTGCCCGCGCCCGCTCCGCTCTCCTTTAAAGGCGCCCGCGGTCGGGGGGCGGCGCGGAGGCGGCtccgccccgggccctggccCACACCTCCGGGACACCCACTGAGGACGTTTagtattgttttcttttcttacaaAATATAACTTATTAAAAGCGACAGCTATTGCGCGGCTAAAGTATCGCCTTACTTTAAAAGTAGTGAGTTATTGGCTAAATAACttattgtttatttaaaaaaccccaggtGTTACTCattgaaaattatatttgcCACCTCCGGTCCCTTCTCTGCGGGCCCATTTGGCCCCTTGCTTGTGTAGGGTTCCCCTCGTACACGTGTGCAGGTGTTTTTCTCCCAGCGCTGCTAAGTCGCTGTCGGGAGGAGAGCTGTGGAGGCTGCTGGGTTGTGCttcccccagcaccccaaaagcCTGGCTTGGACCGTGCCCTGTGGGTGCGTAATGGAATGGATCTGGGTGCCTGGGTGGTCCTGGGGATATCAGTGCCAACGAGACGCCTGGCGACAGGGGCAGCCAGATGGCCGAGGACTCGGGCAGGCAGATGCCTGGCAGCCCTACCACTACCTCAGTCCCCCCATCCTGCCCGGACACCCCAGGAATGACCCCTTCCCACCCGGCTTCAGCCCCATCGTGGCTGGAGGACTGGGTGGGTTTGCCCCCAGGGTTTTCCTTCGaagggaggaaaggctgaggggctgcagggagagcctCTGGGAAAACACCGCAATCTCCTGCTTCAGCTCTTCCCATCTATAAGCCGCTGAGTTAAAGCACAATTTTTAAGCACCAGAGCGTAGTAGAATCTCTTTAAACCCCCAAACTATCCACGCTCAGTACATGCTCTGCTGGAATTACAGTCAGCTAAAAATCCTCAGTCAAGAGGTGTGAATTTGAGTCGATTATTTCAATATAGCAGCAATTTCCAGCTATTGAACCGAACGCAGATCCAATTAGGTGAATTAAACGCCTCGCTGCCTTCCCAGTTTTCCACAGATCCTGCGTGAGGCTCCCACGTGTCGGAGCAGACAGACCCCAAACTTGCCAATGCACAACCAGCACGGGCACAGCCCGTGCCTCCGGGGTTTATCTCAAATACTCAcggattttttatttttttttttctggtaggaGGACAAGATTCCAAACAACCCCCTTCCCCCAGCAAACGGCGGGGTGAGCGCGCCTCGACTCTCCAGCTTCGGGTTTCAAGCAGTTTTTCGATGttacaaaaggagaaaagactTAAAGGCACGACTGGGCTCTAAAGCAGCTGGGTTTTTGCTAATTCCCCCAGTTCTTAAGGCAGACTCATGCTTGTGGCTGCCTGACTCACCCCCAGGAAtgtttttctgcaaaacagCAGGGCAGCTAAAAAACCTCTTCACGGTTGATTGCCCCCCACAGGACATCTCCTCCCCGGGCACTGACCCAAGACATCGgctctgtttttcttctgaaggtGTTTTGGTCGCGCAGGCAGATAAAGAACCGGGAAGAAACCTGAAAGCATTTGGGATTGCACAAGAACCAGGAAATGAGATTGGCAGCGAGAGAAGCAAAACTTAATTAGCAATTTCGGTGCCCGGGCGGTGACATCAGTGGCAGCGGGCTGCGGGCGGGCCAGACGTCACCCACCCCACAACTCGTGGGCGCTGCCCCGAGCAGAGCGCCTGGGAAGGCGGCTG
The nucleotide sequence above comes from Cinclus cinclus chromosome 19, bCinCin1.1, whole genome shotgun sequence. Encoded proteins:
- the LOC134051580 gene encoding glutamine synthetase isoform X1 — its product is MWLSPVRPRRAVAMSVSHSSRLNKLVREQYMRLPQDGRVQVTYVWIDGSGEGVRCKSRTLDKEPKSIEDVPEWNFDGSSTAQAEGSNSDMFLVPVCMFRDPFCLDPNKLVLCEVLKYNRKPAETNLRHTCKKVMDLVKDSHPWFGMEQEYTLLGINGHPYGWPDNGFPGPQGPYYCGVGADKVYGRDIVESHYKACLYAGVKICGTNAEVMPSQWEFQVGPCEGIEMGDHLWMARFILHRVCEDFGVVATLDPKPMTGNWNGAGCHTNYSTEEMRREGGLKHIEAAIEKLSKRHDYHICVYDPRGGRDNSRRLTGHHETSNIFEFSAGVANRGASIRIPRQVGQDGYGYFEDRRPAANCDPYAVTEAIMRTTVLNETGVETKDYADH
- the LOC134051580 gene encoding glutamine synthetase isoform X2, whose amino-acid sequence is MSVSHSSRLNKLVREQYMRLPQDGRVQVTYVWIDGSGEGVRCKSRTLDKEPKSIEDVPEWNFDGSSTAQAEGSNSDMFLVPVCMFRDPFCLDPNKLVLCEVLKYNRKPAETNLRHTCKKVMDLVKDSHPWFGMEQEYTLLGINGHPYGWPDNGFPGPQGPYYCGVGADKVYGRDIVESHYKACLYAGVKICGTNAEVMPSQWEFQVGPCEGIEMGDHLWMARFILHRVCEDFGVVATLDPKPMTGNWNGAGCHTNYSTEEMRREGGLKHIEAAIEKLSKRHDYHICVYDPRGGRDNSRRLTGHHETSNIFEFSAGVANRGASIRIPRQVGQDGYGYFEDRRPAANCDPYAVTEAIMRTTVLNETGVETKDYADH